In Nicotiana tabacum cultivar K326 chromosome 11, ASM71507v2, whole genome shotgun sequence, a single window of DNA contains:
- the LOC142166131 gene encoding uncharacterized protein LOC142166131 — protein MGLKSESATNIHSTTTRTGGKGKGVESPVMNLEIFLYYHLLSINKWYKQKELKNYLKAKNIKLAGIIETRVKEHNIKKVCSHIAPDWESLHNYTCTTNGRIWLIWDTRYYKVTLIRAEVQVVHCLVNGIIGDQECLLTVVYGYNTIQQRKQLWDNLIEIGHGVKKQWILGGDFKSILQLQDMINGNPVNLAEEGDYYTCSSKQDGMDRIWSRIDRIFGNYKWMMQWGHITTVYDVPFISDHAPMSLNLTRVYRWTMQDIWVKLKKLRPLLKKFNIEEFKFIRQKIDTARNELLIVQKSINASCTNDLTEKENNLIQSLEK, from the exons ATGGGGTTGAAAAGTGAATCAGCCACAAACATACACAGCACAACAACAAGAACAG GAGGTAAAGGCAAAGGGGTGGAAAGCCCAGTgatgaacttagaaattttccTTTACTATCATCTCCT GAGCATCAATAAGTGGTACAAGCAGAAAGAGCTGAAGAACTATCTTAAAGCTAAAAACATAAAGCTTGCTGGTATCATAGAAACTCGAGTTAAGGAACATAATATAAAGAAAGTATGCTCCCATATTGCCCCTGACTGGGAAAGTTTGCACAATTACACATGTACAACTAATGGGAGAATTTGGCTAATATGGGATACCAGATATTATAAAGTTACTCTAATTAGAGCAGAAGTACAAGTTGTTCATTGCCTAGTTAATGGAATAATAGGAGATCAGGAATGTCTACTTACAGTGGTCTATGGATACAACACTATTCAACAGAGGAAACAATTATGGGATAACCTAATTGAGATTGGACATGGGGTCAAAAAACAATGGATCCTTGGAGGAGATTTCAAATCTATATTGCAGCTTCAAGACATGATCAATGGAAATCCAGTAAACCTTGCTGAG GAAGGAGATTACTACACTTGCTCTAGCAAACAAGATGGAATGGATAGAATCTGGAGCAGAATTGATAGAATATTTGGCAACTATAAATGGATGATGCAATGGGGACACATCACTACTGTATATGATGTTCCTTTCATATCTGATCATGCTCCTATGAGTTTGAATCTCACA aGAGTGTACAGGTGGACAATGCAAGACATCTGGGTGAAATTGAAGAAACTCAGACCATTACTCAAGAAATTTAATATTGAAGAGTTTAAATTCATTAGACAGAAGATTGATACAGCTAGGAATGAGCTTCTTATAGTTCAAAAGAGCATTAATGCTAGTTGTACTAATGATCTGACTGAGAAGGAGAATAATCTTATCCAAAGCCTAGAAAAATGA
- the LOC107800594 gene encoding coronatine-insensitive protein 1: MEERSSTRLPTGSYTNDNTVWECVIPYITESRDRDAVSTVCKRWWQIDAITRKHITMALCYTAKPEQLSRRFPHLESLKLKGKPRAAMFNLIPEDWGGYVTPWVVEITKSFSKLKALHFRRMIVRDSDLELVAMNRGKVLQVLKLDKCSGFSTDGLLHICRSCRNLRTLFLEESSIVENDGEWVHELAVNNPVLENLNFYMTDLVQVRAEDLELIARNCKSLVSMKISECELANLLGFFRAAVALEEFGGGSFNDQPEPVAENGYNEQLEKYAAVVSPPRLCQLGLTYLGKYEMPILFPIASRLTKLDLLYALLDTAAHCFLLQRCPNLEILETRNVVGDRGLEVLGQYCKRLKHLRIERGADDQEMEDEQGAVTHRGLTDLAKGCLELEYMAVYVSDITNEAFENIGTYLKNLCDFRLVLLDREERITDLPLDNGVRALLRGCYKLRRFALYVRPGGLTDVGLSYVGQYSPNVRWMLLGYVGESDEGLLEFSKGCPNLQKLEVRGCCFSERALALAAMQLKSLRYLWVQGYRASSTGRDLLAMARPFWNIELIPARRVVASEGNNGETVVAEHPAHILAYYSLAGQRTDFPHTVRPLDPNSLLAE, from the exons ATGGAGGAGCGTAGCTCCACGCGATTACCAACGGGGAGCTACACGAACGACAATACCGTATGGGAGTGCGTGATACCGTACATAACGGAATCGCGTGACAGGGACGCGGTGTCGACGGTGTGCAAGAGGTGGTGGCAGATCGATGCGATAACACGAAAGCATATAACCATGGCTTTGTGCTATACGGCGAAACCGGAGCAACTTTCTAGAAGGTTCCCGCACCTCGAATCGCTTAAGCTTAAAGGAAAACCACGCGCGGCTATGTTTAATTTGATACCTGAAGATTGGGGAGGGTATGTTACACCTTGGGTAGTGGAAATTACTAAGTCGTTTAGTAAATTGAAGGCGCTTCATTTTCGGAGAATGATTGTTAGGGATTCGGATCTAGAATTGGTTGCGATGAATCGGGGTAAAGTGCTTCAGGTTTTGAAGCTGGATAAGTGTTCTGGGTTCTCTACCGATGGTCTGCTGCATATTTGTCGTTCCTGCAG GAACTTAAGAACTTTGTTTCTGGAAGAGAGTTCTATAGTTGAGAATGATGGAGAATGGGTGCATGAACTAGCGGTGAACAACCCAGTTCTTGAGAATTTGAATTTTTACATGACGGATCTTGTGCAAGTTAGAGCTGAAGATCTTGAATTGATAGCAAGAAATTGTAAATCTCTCGTCTCAATGAAAATTAGCGAGTGCGAACTTGCCAATCTTCTTGGCTTCTTTAGAGCTGCTGTTGCATTGGAGGAGTTTGGTGGTGGCTCATTTAATGACCAGCCAGAACCTGTTGCCGAAAATGGCTATAACGAGCAATTGGAAAAATATGCTGCAGTTGTTTCCCCTCCAAGATTGTGCCAGTTGGGCTTGACGTACTTGGGGAAATATGAGATGCCCATTCTCTTTCCTATTGCTTCTCGTCTGACGAAATTGGATCTTCTTTATGCACTTCTTGACACAGCAGCCCATTGTTTCTTACTGCAAAGGTGCCCCAACTTGGAAATTCTTGAG ACAAGGAATGTTGTTGGGGATAGAGGATTGGAAGTGCTTGGCCAGTACTGTAAGAGGTTAAAGCATCTCAGGATTGAGCGAGGAGCTGATGATCAGGAGATGGAGGATGAACAAGGTGCAGTTACCCACAGAGGATTGACTGATTTGGCGAAGGGATGCCTTGAACTAGAATACATGGCTGTTTATGTGTCAGATATTACCAATGAAGCTTTTGAAAATATTGGCACATATTTGAAAAATCTGTGTGATTTTCGGCTGGTTTTGCTCGACCGAGAAGAGAGAATAACAGATCTACCTCTTGATAATGGTGTCCGTGCTTTACTAAGAGGTTGTTATAAGCTTAGAAGGTTTGCCCTCTATGTCCGGCCAGGGGGCCTTACTGATGTAGGTCTCAGTTATGTCGGGCAATACAGCCCAAATGTGAGATGGATGCTTCTGGGATACGTTGGGGAATCCGATGAAGGCCTTCTGGAGTTCTCTAAAGGATGCCCTAACCTGCAAAAGCTAGAAGTGAGAGGCTGCTGTTTTAGTGAGCGTGCATTAGCTTTGGCTGCCATGCAGCTAAAATCATTAAGGTACTTGTGGGTACAAGGATACAGGGCATCTTCAACTGGTCGGGATCTCTTGGCGATGGCTCGGCCATTCTGGAATATTGAGTTGATTCCTGCAAGACGAGTTGTTGCCAGTGAGGGAAATAATGGAGAAACTGTAGTTGCTGAGCATCCAGCCCATATACTTGCCTACTATTCTCTTGCTGGACAAAGAACCGATTTTCCACACACAGTCAGGCCTTTGGACCCAAATTCCCTTCTCGCTGAATAG